The Pseudomonas sp. SCB32 DNA window CGCAGGAGCGGACTCCGTCCGCGATCCGTCGGCAAGGCCGGCGCCAGATCAGGTTCGCGAGCAAGCTCGCTCCTACGAAAGGCGCACCGGCACCATTCCAATCGCGGACAGAGTCCGCTCCTACGTTGTTTCTGGGTCCCCGCGTTCGCGGGGATGACGTGTGTGAAGGACGGTGCATAACACCGTCACTCCCGCGAACGCGGGAGCCCAAAAGACCGTTGCTCCTGCAAAAGCCGGCTCTTACAGATCGCTCTCCTCCACCGGCCGCACTTTGGCGTCGTCGATGGCATAGGCCGCGTCGGCCATTTCATTGCTGACCTTCTCGATCTTCAGAGTGCCGGTAACCCAGATCGGGCTGTAGATATCGGCGATCTTGATGCCCTTGGGGTAGCGCACCAGGACGATCTGGTTCGGCGGCGGTGGCGGCACGTGGATGCAGGCCCCCGGATAGGGCACCAGGAAGAACTCGGTGACGCGGCCCTTGGCGTCGTTTTCCAGCGGCACCGGGTAGCCGCCCAGGCGCAATGCCTTGCCATTGAGCGCGGCGACCGTCTTGGTCGAGTACATCACCGGCGGCAGCTTCTTGTCGGCCTGCTTCAGGCCGCCCTTGTTGGTAAAGGTGCCGTTGGCCTCGGGGCCGTTGTGGGTGATTTCCGGCATGTCTTCCAGCGCCTTGCGGTCGCTCGGCGGCATCAGGGACAGCCAGTCGGTTTCGGGAAGGTCGGCGGCGGATGCCAGGGAAGTCAGCAGCATCAGGCTGCAGGCAAGCAATGTACGGCGCATCGTGGACTCGAAAGGCCCGGTCGGGCAAAAGCGGGGGTTGTTCCAGCGCCCTCTCCCATCGCGGGAGAGGGCTGGAAATCACCGTCAATTCTTCTTGATCAGACCGTAAATGACCAGCAGGACGATGGCGCCGATCACTGCGCCGATGAAACCCGCGGCCTGCCCCGCGGCGTAGATGCCCAGTACCTGACCGCCATAGGTGGCCAACAGCGAGCCGCCGATGCCGATCAGGATGGTCATGATCCAGCCCATGCTGTCGTCGCCCGGCTTGATGAAGCGTGCGACGAGTCCGACGATCAGGCCGATGACGATGGTTCCGATGAAGCCCATGACGATCTCCTTGTGGATTGAGCGCGGAGAATGCGCGCCGGTCATCAGACAGTGTAGGAAAGCCTGGCGTTCCGTGTTCAGCCGCGCGCCAGAGCGACTGCGAGTGTTTCGTGAGCGTTACGCCAGTATGGAAAACAGGCAGAAAAAAGCCGCGTCAGTGATTGACGCGGCTCTCTCTCAAGCACCTTGCCCGGCGGACCGTCAGGCCTTGGCGATCAGTGCCTCGACCTCGGCGATGCGCGCCTGCAGGGTCGGCAGATCGGCACTGCGCAGGGTGGCGTGGCCAACCTTGCGCCCGGCCTTGAAGGCCTTGCCGTAGTGGTGCAGGTGGCAGTCGGCGATGTTCAGCACGTCAGACACTGGCGGCACCTCGCCGATGAAATTGAGCATGGCGCTCTCGCCCACTTTCGCGGTCGAGCCCAGCGGCAGACCGGCGATGGCCCGTACGTGGTTCTCGAACTGGCTGCACTGCGCGCCCTCGATGGTCCAGTGACCGGAGTTGTGCACGCGCGGAGCGATCTCGTTGGCCTTCAGGCCACCGTCGACTTCGAAGAACTCGAACGCCATCACGCCAACGTATTCCAGCTTGTCCAGCACGCGACCGACGTAGTCTTCGGCCAGCGCCTGCAGCGGATGGTCCGTGCTGGCCACGGAGAGGCGCAGGATGCCGTTCTCGTGGGTGTTGTGCACCAGCGGGTAGAAGCGGGTTTCACCGTCGCGGGCACGCACCGCCACCAGCGAGACTTCGCCGGTGAAAGGCACGAAACCTTCGAGGATGCAGGGCACGCTGCCGAGTTCGGCGAAGGCGCCGATCACGTCCTCGGGCTTGCGCAGGACCTTCTGGCCCTTGCCGTCGTAGCCCAGGGTGCGGGTCTTCATCACGGCCGGCAGGCCGATGCTGGCCACCGCGGCCTCGAGGTCGGCCTGGGACTGCACGTCGGCGAAGGCCGGGGTCGGGATGCCCAGGTCCTTGAACATGGACTTCTCGAACCAGCGGTCGCGGGCGATGCGCAGCGACTGGGCATTCGGGTAGACCGGCACGAACTGCGAGAGGAAGGCCACGGTCTCGGCCGGCACGCTCTCGAACTCGAAGGTCACCAGGTCGACTTCATCGGCCAGCTGACGCAGGTGTTCCTGGTCGCTGTAATCGGCGCGGATATGTTCGCCCAGCGCTTGCGCGCAGGCGTCCGGCGCCGGATCGAGGAAGGCGAAGTTCATGCCCAGCGGAGTACCCGCCAGGGACAACATGCGGCCGAGCTGACCGCCACCGATGACACCGATTTTCATGGTTCGAGCCTGTGCTTGCTGACACTGTTCGGGGGCGCCGCGCAGGCGCCCTATTGCTCACGCGTCGCGCGGGTCCGGGTTGTCCAGGACCGTTTCGGTCTGGATGGCACGGAACTCTTTCAGCGCTTCGTGATACTTCGGGTACTTACCGCCCAGGATGCTGGCGGCCAGCAATGCTGCGTTGGTGGCGCCGGCCTTGCCGATGGCCAGGGTGGCGACCGGGACGCCAGCGGGCATCTGCACGATGGACAGCAGCGAATCGACGCCCGAGAGCATGGAGGACTGCACCGGCACACCGAGCACCGGCAGGTGGGTCTTGGCGGCGCACATGCCCGGCAGGTGGGCGGCACCGCCGGCACCGGCGATGATCACTTCGATGCCGCGGCCGTCGGCCTCTTCGGCGTACTGGAACAGCAGGTCCGGGGTGCGGTGGGCGGAAACCACCTTCACTTCGTACGGAATGCCGAGCTTGTCCAGCATGTCCGCGGTGTGGCTCAGGGTGCTCCAGTCGGATTTGGAACCCATGATCACGCCAACCAGTGCGCTCATCGTCGTGCCTCTCTCAAGTGCGCTCTTGTGCGCGTCAGAAACCAACAAGCCACGCTCGTCGGAGGCGTGGCTTGTACGTGGCCAAACCGGCGGGCAGTGCCGGCTTGAAGGCGGCGCAGTATACCGCAAAGGGCGCACCGGGGTGCACCTGCCGTGACCGTCTGTCCCGATTTCGTCATTTCCCCCTACCGACGTGCCTGACGACTTCGGAAAAGCTTGCTTCAGCTCAAGGTGGCCTAGGCTCAGAGGCTCAGACTCTTCTGACACCTTCCTGCCCGGATGGGGCAGGCCCCTCACCCTTCAAGGAGCGAGCGCAATGTCCATGACCCTGCCCACGACCATGAAAGCCGCCGTCGTCCACGCCTTTGGCGAGCCACTGCGGATCGAGGAAGTCAAAGTCCCGCTGCCCGGCCCCGGGCAGATCCTGGTGAAGATCGAGGCCTCCGGCGTCTGCCACACCGACCTGCACGCCGCCGAAGGCGACTGGCCGGTGAAGCCGAGCCTGCCTTTCATTCCCGGCCATGAAGGCGTCGGTTTCGTCGCAGCGGTCGGCCCCGGCGTCACCCGCGTCAAGGAAGGCGACCGCGTAGGCGTGCCCTGGCTGTATACCGCCTGCGGCTGCTGCGAACACTGCCTGACCGGCTGGGAAACCCTCTGCGAGCACCAGCAGAACACCGGCTACTCGGTGAACGGCGGCTACGCCGAATATGTGCTGGCAGACCCGAACTTTGTCGGCATCCTGCCGAAAAATGTCGGCTTCACCGAGATCGCACCGATCCTCTGCGCGGGCGTCACCGTCTACAAGGGCCTGAAGGAAACCCAGGCGCGCCCCGGCCAATGGGTGGCAATTTCCGGAATCGGCGGGCTCGGCCACGTGGCCGTGCAATACGCCAAGGCCATGGGTCTGCACGTGGTGGCGGTCGATGTGGACGACGCCAAGCTGGAACTGGCCAGGAGCCTCGGCGCCAAGCTGACCATCAACGCGAAGAAGGAAGATCCGGTACACGTGGTGCAGCGCGATATCGGCGGCGCCCACGGCGTGCTGGTGACGGCCGTCTCCAACAGCGCCTTCGGCCAGGGCATCGGCATGGCCCGCCGGGGCGGCACCGTCTCGCTGGTCGGCCTGCCGCCGGGCGACTTCCCCACGCCGATCTTCGACGTGGTGCTCAAGGGCCTCCACATCACCGGCTCCATCGTCGGCACCCGTGCAGACCTGCAGGAAGCCCTGGACTTCGCAGGTGAAGGCTTGGTGAAGGCCACCGTCAGCGCCGGCAAGCTGGATGACATCAATGCCATCCTCGACCGGATGCGCGCCGGGCAGATCGAAGGACGGATCGTCGTCGAGATGTAAGCCCATTGCGCGGGGCGGCTCCCGTCCCGCGCCTATCCTCCACCTGTAGAAGCGGGCCATGCCCGCGATCCGGCCGCAAGGCCAGCGTTTTGCGCCTTCGCGGGCATGGCCCGCTCCTACGAAAGCACTGCATGCCGAGGTCAGGAACGCAGGGCGAAACAGCGTCTCAGAGGTTCTCGTCGGTCCCCATGCCGCCTTCCAGCTTGCGCCACAGCAGGCGGATCTGCGCCTTGCGCACCAGGGCGCAACGGTACAGGCGGATTTCCTGCGGCACGATCCAGTGCGGGCCGCCGCACACCGCCAGCTCGCCGCGTGCCAGCTCCGCCTCCATGCTCAGGCGCGGCACCCAGGCCACGCCGATGCCCTGCAGGGCCATGCTCTTGAGGCTGTCGGCCATCGCCGTTTCATAAACAGTGGTGTAGCGCAGGTTGCGCTGGCGCAGCAGCAGGTTGACCCCGCGACCGAGGAATGCGCCGGCGCTATAGGCCAGCAATGGCACGCTCTGGCCGCTGTCCAGGTCGTACAGCGGCACGCCGGCGGAGTTCACCGCGCAGACCGGGAGCATCTCGGTGCGCCCCATGTGCAGCGAAGGGAAAACCTCGGGATCCATCTGCAACGCGGCATCCGGGTCATAGAACGCCAGCATCAGGTCGCAGCCGCCTTCACGCAGCAGGTGCACCGCCTCGCCAACGTTGGTCGCCACCAGGCGGCTGGCGATGTTCAGGCCCTCGGAGCGCAAGCGCGAGATCCACGCCGGGAAGAAGCCCAGCGCCAGGGAGTGGGCGGCGGCGAACTGCAGCACTTCGCCCTGCCCGCCTTCCAGGTGGTGCAGGTGGCGCACCACCTGGCCGAGCTGCTCGACCACGGCGCGCGCGGTGACCAGGAACAGCTGGCCGGCCTCGGTCAGCTCGATGGGCGTGCGCTGGCGGTTCACCAGCGTCAGGCCCAGGGCATCCTCCAGGCTGCGGATGCGCCGGCTGAAGGCCGGCTGGGTGACGAAGCGCTTCTCGGCGGCCTGGGAAAAGCTGCGGGTGGTGGCCAGGGTGCTGAAGTCTTCCAGCCATTTGGTTTCGAGGTTCACGTCATCTCCAGCGCGGCGCAGCGCTTGATCGATTGGTCAGGAGCCGGACGCGCGTAACACAGCCATACGCTTGCCGTCACCATTTCGTCACAGGGTACATTATGCCGTTTGTGCATGAGGCAGCTTTTAACAGCATTGGCCGACGATCGGCGAAATGCCTAGTCTACCGGGCATCGCGGCACTGGCCGTGTTTCTCTGAGACAATCCCCGTCATGTCCCCTGTTGCATCGTTCCGCATCGAGAAAGACCTCCTCGGCACCCTCGAAGTACCTTCTGACGCCTACTACGGCATTCAGACCCTGCGCGCTGTGAACAACTTCCGCCTCTCGGGCGTGCCGCTGTCGCACTACCCGAAGCTGGTAGTCGGCCTGGCGATGGTCAAGCAGGCGGCAGCCGATGCCAACCACCAGCTCGGCCACCTGTCGACCGAGAAACACGCCGCCATCAGCGAGGCCTGTGCCCGCCTGATCCGTGGCGATTTCCACGACCAGTTCGTGGTGGACATGATCCAGGGTGGCGCCGGCACCTCGACCAACATGAACGCGAACGAAGTCATCGCGAACATCGCGCTCGAAGCCATGGGCCACGCCAAGGGTGAGTACAAGTACCTGCATCCGAACAACGATGTGAACATGGCGCAGTCGACCAACGACGCCTACCCGACCGCCATCCGCCTGGGCCTGCTGCTCGGCCACGACACCCTGCTGGCCAGCCTCGACAGCCTGATCCAGGCCTTCGCCGCCAAGGGCGTCGAGTTCGCCAGCGTACTGAAGATGGGCCGTACCCAGCTGCAGGACGCTGTGCCGATGACCCTCGGCCAGGAATTCAAAGCCTTCGCCACCACCCTGGGCGAAGACCTCGACCGCCTGCGTCGCCTGGCGCCGGAACTGCTGACCGAAGTAAACCTCGGCGGCACCGCCATCGGCACCGGCATCAACGCTGACCCCGGCTACCAGAAGCTGGCCGTCGAGCGCCTGGCAGCCATCAGTGGCCAGCCGGTCGTCCCGGCCGCCGACCTGATCGAAGCCACCTCCGACATGGGCGCCTTCGTGCTGTTCTCCGGCATGCTCAAGCGTACCGCGGTCAAGCTGTCGAAGATCTGCAACGACCTGCGCCTGCTGTCCAGCGGCCCGCGCACCGGCATCAACGAGATCAACCTGCCGGCTCGCCAGCCGGGCAGCTCGATCATGCCGGGCAAGGTCAACCCGGTGATCCCGGAGGCCGTGAACATGTGCGCCTTCGAAATCATGGGCAACGACCTGGCGCTGACCATCGCTGCCGAAGGCGGCCAGCTGCAGCTGAACGTGATGGAACCGCTGATCGCCTACAAGGTTCTCGACTCGATCCGCCTGCTCCAGCGCGCCATGGACATGCTGCGCGAGCATTGCATCACCGGCATCACCGCCAACGTCGAGCGCTGCCACCAGTTGGTGGAGCACAGCATCGGCCTGGTGACCGCGCTGAACCCCTACATCGGCTACGAGAACGCCACCCGCATCGCCAAGATCGCGCTGGAAACCGGCCGTGGCGTCCTGGAACTGGTACGCGAGGAGAAGCTGCTGGACGAGGACACCCTGGCCGACATCCTGAAGCCGGAAAACATGATCGCCCCGCGCCTGATTCCGCTGCGCGCCTGATCATCCGCCCGGCGCGAGCCGGGCACGTCTCACCGGTTGAGGGGGAGCACTCCTTCCTCACCATTCAGGGATTGGTTACCCCCGATCCCTTCTTTTATACCCGGCGCCACGGGATTTTTACCCGCCGCGCCACGTCTCACCGGTTGAGGGGCCTCTTGGCCCACTCTCCATTCGAAGGGACACCGCTTACCCGGTGTCCCTTTTTTTTCGCCTGTGATACGGGCACGCCAAAAACATCGCGGACGGAGTCCGCTCCTACGCAGGTTCAGGTTTCGTAGGAGCAACTGTCTATTGGGCTCCCGCGTTCGCGGGAGTGACGGTGTTATGCGCAATCCCCCGCACACGTCATCCCCGCGAACGCGGGGACCCAGAAAACAACGAAGGAGCAGACTTCAGTCCGCAATTGACATGGTTTGCGAGAAGAGACGCTCGGGATCAATCCTGCCGCTGCAGGTGATCGAGAATCCGGCGGTTGAGGGCGGCGATACGCGTTTCGGCGTCCGCCTCGTCGCACTCCTCGTCCTGCTGCGCGCCGAGCTGGCGGGCGCAGAGGTTGAGTGCGGAGAGCACCATCAATTCATTGCTGGTGACGTAGGGGAATTTCTTCTTGCTGGCGGCGATTTCCGCCTGCAAAAGCGCGGCCGCGTCCTGCAGCCGGCGCTCTTCACCGGCCGGCGCTCGGACGCTGTATTCGCGTCCCAGAATGCGCAGGACGCGGACGCCGTCGCCACTCATGCCTGGGCGCGGCTGTCGCTGACGCGGCGGATCAGCGCCTGCAGGCGGGTGGCGGTCGCGTTGTGCTTCTCTTCCTGCTCCATGAGGGACAGTTGCAGGCTGTCGTTTTCCTCACGGGCCTTGAGCAGCTCTTCACGCACCTGGGCGTTGTCCTGCACCAGCACGTCGTTCTGCTGCAGCAATTCAGCAACCAGCTGTTCAAGTTGTTCGAGGGTGGAATCGAGCATGGGAGCCTCCGCAAAGCCTTTCAAAGGGTGCGGAGGATAAAGAAAGGGGCGCCGCGGGGCCAGCGAAACCGGCGATCTTCGGACAAGCCGTATGCTGTCAATTCAATAGCTTACGGTGTAATTCTCGAGCTATTTCAATGATTTCCCGCTTGACCTGCGATTTGGACCGGAAAATCGCAGACAAAGTCCGCACCTACGGAAAATTCCCACCCACGCACGGAGGCTTTTTTGCAGGAGCGAACTTGCTCGCGAAAGGGGCGCGCCAGTAGTGGGCGGTTCGCGAGCAAGCTCGCTCCTACGAAGAGCGGTTCGGCGCAGTCAGACGCGAATGACGCCTTCCTCGCGCAACAGCTTGAAGATCGCCTCGGCCCCCGCCTCGGGCGACAGGTCCTTGAGCACCTGGCCGGTGCCGCCGGAAGCCTTGGCGGTGGCGGCCTTCATCCGCTCGGCGCCGGTCTTGGCCTTGATCACTTTCAGGCGCTTGGGACGCGGGCGTGCCGGTTGCAGGTTGCCCTCGGCGAGCAGCGGGTCGTCCACCACCTCCACCTCGGAGGCTTCCAGGTAGCCACGACGAGCCGGACCGAAGGCGCTTTGCCGGGCAACCGGCGCAGCGTTGTCGACGCTGGCGACGAAGGGCAGGCGCACCTTCAGCCGGCGCCGTTGGCCACGGGGCAATGCCTGCAATACCTGGGCGCTGCCGTTCTCCACTTTTTCCACTTCCGCGAGCCCCACCACCAGCGGCCAGCCGAGGCGTTCGGCGAGCAGGAAGGGCAGCATGCCGGAGCCTTCGCCGGTTTCCGCCTGGGTGCCGGTCAGCACCAGCTGGGCGTCGCTGTCGGCCAGGTAGGCGGCCAAGGGCGGCAGGGCGTCAGCCCCATCGGGTTGTTCCAGCACCGCCAGCTCGTCCAGGCCCATGCCAAGGTAGCCGCGCAGTGCCTCTTCCTCGGCATTGCCGGCGTGCACCACGCGCAGGCGCTTGCCCGCCAGGCGCAGGCCGAGCTCCACCGCGCGGGCATCCTGCTCGGCACGGCGCGCACGGCCGGAGGCCGGGTGGGCGCCGATGGAGACCAGGGTGACGATGTTCAGGTCGTTCATGATCGATCTCACATACCGCGTTTATTGGGTTCCCGCGTTCGCGGGAATGACGTGGGCAAAGAACTGCAGGACGCACGAACCGTCATCCCCGCGCACGCGGGGACCCAGGGAAATAGACTCAGGCCGCATCACGCGCCGCTCCGTTGCGATGGGCCTCGGCCAGTTCGATCAGCGCCTTGAGGATCGCGGTGGAGTCGCCGATCACCGAAAGGTCAGCGCGTTTGATCATGTCGCAGCCCGGGTCCATGTTGATCGCCACCACCTTGTCGCAGGAACCGATGCCCTGCAGGTGCTGGATCGCCCCGGAGATGCCCACCGCGAGGTAGACCCGCGCGGTGACCCAGGTGCCGGTGGCGCCGACCTGACGGGCACGCGGCATGTGGCCGTCGTCCACCGCCACGCGGGAGGCGCCTTCGGTGGCGCCCAGGGCAACGGCGGCGGCGTGGAACAGGTCCCAGTCCTTGACGCCGTTGCCGCCGGAGAGGATGAACTCCGCCTCGGCCATGGGAATCTGCGCCGGGTCCACGGCCACCGGGCCCAGGTCCTCGATGCGCGGCAGGTTGCGGGCGACGTTGCTGTCCAGTTCGACGGCCCGCGCTTCGTGACGGGTCTCGCTGATCGGCTCGGCGCATTCGGCTGCGGCCAGGATCAGGCGCGGCAGGTCGCGGTGCAGGTCCTGCTGGCCGGCACCGGCGCGACCGACGCAACGCTCGCCCTCGGCCTGCCAGACGCGGGTCGCCGGGCGCTCCCCCAGGCTTGCCGCCAGGCGACGGCCAAGCTCGCCGCCACCGGTGCGACTGTCGGGCAGCAGCCAGTGACGCGGAGCAAACTGGCTGTTCGCCGAACGCAGCGCCAGCACCCGTTGTTCCGGGGCGTAGCCGTCGTATTCGTTGCCTTCGATTTGCAGCAGGCGGTCGACGCCGGCGGTCTCGAAGGCGGTTTCCTTGTGCTCGCCGAACACCACGGCCAGCACTGCGCCGTCGCTGCCGGCGAGCTTGCGGGCCAGGCCCAGCAGGTCGCGGTCGTGGCTGGAGAGACGGCCGCCGACCATGTCCGGCACCACGGCGATGAGGAAGGCCGGTTGCTCGATCATCACCAGCGGCAGCTGGACCACTTCCGGCGTGCTGCTGCGCTTGCCGCCGGTGCCTTGCTGGCCACCGGAACGATCGATGCGCTTGACGCCATTGGGCCCGATGAATCCGACCGCATGGGGATTCTTGCGGATTACTCCGTTGGGGCCCATCCAGCGGCTCTCGCCGCCCTGGGCGGACTGCATGGCCGCGTGCAGCGGATGCAGGCGGTTGCGGGCGATCCACTCGACGCGGGGATCGCGGCGGATGATGTCGCTCATGACTGGACCTCCAGCGCGAAGGTGCTCTTCGTAGGAGCGAGGGGGACGCCCTCGTTATTGCTCGTGAACGGGTCAGCACCGAAGTTGGGGCGGTTCGCGAGCAAGCTCGCTCCTACAGGCCCGTGCTGCGTATGAGTCTGGAGATTCATCAGTGCACCTCCGCCATTTCGTCACGCTTGGCCAGCGACGGCTTTTTTGCCGCCACCTCGGTGGCCTCGATGAGGACCTCGGCGACCAGTTCGGCAATGTCCTTGATCTCCGGGCGCGGGGCGACCACGCCTTCGAGCATCGCGGTGCATTGCGGGCAGCCCACGGCTACCAGCTCGGCGCCGGTTTCCTTGATGTCGACCATGCGCATGTCGGGAATCCGCTGCTTGCCGGGGATGTCGGTGATCGGCGCGCCGCCGCCACCGCCGCAGCAGCGCGAGCGGAAGCCGGAGCGTTCCATTTCCTTGACCTGGATGCCGATGGCCTTGAGCACGTTGCGCGGCGCTTCGTACTCGCCGTTGTAGCGGCCGAGGTAGCACGGGTCGTGGTAGGTGACGCTGTCGGCCTTGCTCTGGCCGAGGTTCAGCGAACCCTTCTGCACCAGCTCGTCGATGAAGGTGGTGTGGTGCAGTACCTGGTAATTGCCGCCCAGCGCGCCGTACTCGTTCTTCAGCACGTGGAAGCTGTGCGGGTCGCAGCTGACGATGCGTTTGAAGCGATACTTGGACAGGGTGGCGATGTTGCGCTTGGCCAGGGTCTGGAAGGTCGCCTCGTCACCCAGGCGGCGAGCCACGTCGCCGCTGTCGCGCTCTTCCAGGCCGAGCACGGCGAAGTCGACGTTGGCGGCCTTGAGGATCTTCACGAAGGCGCGCAGGGTGCGCTGGTTGCGCATGTCGAAGGCACCGTCGCCCACCCAGAACAGCACGTCGGCCTGCTGCTTGTCGGCCAGCAGCGGGAGGTTCAGGTCCGCCGCCCAGTTCAGCCGGCCGCCGGGGGCGAAGCCGCCGGGGTTGTCGGTGGCGATGAGGTTTTCCAGCACCTCGGCGCCCTTGTTCGGGGTCGCGCCCTTCTCCAGGGTGAGGTGGCGGCGCATGTCGACGATGGCATCGACGTGCTCGATCATCATCGGGCACTCCTCGACGCAGGCGCGGCAGGTGGTGCAGGACCAGAGGGTCTCGGCGTCCACCAGGGCCTTGCCGTCCAGCGCGACGATCGGCTGGTGCGGGCCGCCGCTGTGTTCGCCCAGCGGTTTGCCAGGGTACGGGCTGCCGGCGAAGTTGGCGTCGCTGCCACCGGCCAGGCCGATGACCATGTCCTGGATCAGCTTCTTCGGGTTCAGCGGCTGGCCGGCGGCGAAGGCCGGGCACATGGCCTCGCACTTGCCGCACTGCACACAGGCGTCGAAGCCGAGCAGCTGGTTCCAGGTGAAATCAGTGGGCTTCTCGACGCCCAGCGGCGCCATGGGGTCGGCCAGGTCCAGCGGCTTCAGGCCGGTGGAACGGCCGCCACCGAAGCGCTCGGCGCGGCGGTGCCAGGCCAGGTGCAGGGCACCGGCGAAGGCGTGCTTCATCGGGCCGCCCCAGGTCATGCCGAAGAACAGCTCGGACACGCCCCAGGCCACGCCAATGGCGAGGATCGCCGCGAGGAACCAGCCGCCGAAGCCTTCCGGCAGGATGCCGGCCACCGGCAGGGTGGCGATGAAGAAGCTCGCCGAGAACATCAGCAGGCTTTTCGGCAGACGCATCCACGGGCCTTTCGACAGCCGCGCCGGCGGGTCGAGACGACGCTTGGCGACGAACAGCGCGCCACAGAACATCAGCGCGGTGGCGGCCAGCAGGGCGAAGCCGAGGATACGGCTGTGCAGGCCGAAACCGTGCACCAGGATGGCCAGCAGCGCGGCGGCGACGAAGCCGCCGGCGGTGGCCACGTGGGTCTTGGACATGTACTTGTCGCGCTCGACCACGTGGTGCAGGTCCACCAGGTAGCGGCGCGGCATCTTCAGCAGGCCACCGATCCAGTCGACCTGGGCGGGCCGGCCACGGCGCCACATCGAGAAGCGCTTCACGGCGCCCAGCACGGCAAGGCCGAGGGCGCTGAAGAGCAGGATGGGGAGGATGATGTTGAGCATTTCTGGTCTCCCTACGGGACCGGATGAACGCGGAAAGGACTCGTAGGATGGGTGGAGCGCAGCGATACCCATGCTGTCTCCGGGATCGATGGGTTTCGCTTCGCTCTACCCATCCTACGTTTGCCTGGAAGCGTCAGAAGTCCTTGCACAGACGCAGTGCGTCATAGATTGCAGCGTGGGTATTGCGCTGGGCCACGCAGTCGCCGATGCGGAACAGCAGGTAGCCATCACCCGGCTCGGAGAGACACGGCTGCGGCTTGATCGCGAACAGCGCCTCGACGTCGATCTGCCCCTTGTTGCGCGAGCCCTGCTTGAGCGCGTAGTACAGGCTCTCGTCCGGACGTACGCCGTTTTCCACGACGATCTGGTCGACCACCCTCTCCTCTTTGGCGCCGGTGTATTCGTTCTCCAGCACCGCCACCAGCTTGTCGCCCTCGCGGTAGACCTTCTCCAGCATCAGGTCCCCGGTCATGATCACTTCCTTGGGGTACA harbors:
- the dgcB gene encoding dimethylglycine demethylation protein DgcB; translation: MLNIILPILLFSALGLAVLGAVKRFSMWRRGRPAQVDWIGGLLKMPRRYLVDLHHVVERDKYMSKTHVATAGGFVAAALLAILVHGFGLHSRILGFALLAATALMFCGALFVAKRRLDPPARLSKGPWMRLPKSLLMFSASFFIATLPVAGILPEGFGGWFLAAILAIGVAWGVSELFFGMTWGGPMKHAFAGALHLAWHRRAERFGGGRSTGLKPLDLADPMAPLGVEKPTDFTWNQLLGFDACVQCGKCEAMCPAFAAGQPLNPKKLIQDMVIGLAGGSDANFAGSPYPGKPLGEHSGGPHQPIVALDGKALVDAETLWSCTTCRACVEECPMMIEHVDAIVDMRRHLTLEKGATPNKGAEVLENLIATDNPGGFAPGGRLNWAADLNLPLLADKQQADVLFWVGDGAFDMRNQRTLRAFVKILKAANVDFAVLGLEERDSGDVARRLGDEATFQTLAKRNIATLSKYRFKRIVSCDPHSFHVLKNEYGALGGNYQVLHHTTFIDELVQKGSLNLGQSKADSVTYHDPCYLGRYNGEYEAPRNVLKAIGIQVKEMERSGFRSRCCGGGGGAPITDIPGKQRIPDMRMVDIKETGAELVAVGCPQCTAMLEGVVAPRPEIKDIAELVAEVLIEATEVAAKKPSLAKRDEMAEVH
- a CDS encoding electron transfer flavoprotein subunit alpha/FixB family protein, whose protein sequence is MSDIIRRDPRVEWIARNRLHPLHAAMQSAQGGESRWMGPNGVIRKNPHAVGFIGPNGVKRIDRSGGQQGTGGKRSSTPEVVQLPLVMIEQPAFLIAVVPDMVGGRLSSHDRDLLGLARKLAGSDGAVLAVVFGEHKETAFETAGVDRLLQIEGNEYDGYAPEQRVLALRSANSQFAPRHWLLPDSRTGGGELGRRLAASLGERPATRVWQAEGERCVGRAGAGQQDLHRDLPRLILAAAECAEPISETRHEARAVELDSNVARNLPRIEDLGPVAVDPAQIPMAEAEFILSGGNGVKDWDLFHAAAVALGATEGASRVAVDDGHMPRARQVGATGTWVTARVYLAVGISGAIQHLQGIGSCDKVVAINMDPGCDMIKRADLSVIGDSTAILKALIELAEAHRNGAARDAA